The genomic DNA ATATACGTACTATCTGCCCATTCCAGTCCTTCACCAGTCAGGAACCGATGGCCCGGTGACTTTTCAGTCTTGTCATTTGTAGGATCATCATCAGGGAGCCGTGCCCGATCAACATAATCCTCAAACCAGCGGATAGTTGTGGTCTTGAACTTCTCGGTCTGGTCATCAGCAGATGGGTCAGGAGCCTTCTGGGTCATCGGAATGGCAATATCCAAACCTTCAAGGGTATCGCCCTGCTGCTCTGCTTTTTCTTCAGGCATTGGTTCCCCTGCCGGCGGGAGAGTGAACATGGTCATATTCGGATAGAGATCCTTGATCTTGTTCCAGAACTCGGCAGCGACCTGACGGTACTGATCTGCAACGGTATAATATTCAGATCCATCCGTTGTCTTTGAGACGGATTTTAAATATGCATGGTAATCAGTATAGGTCTCTCCCGCCTTGGAGGTATAGTAGAGATATGCCGCGATGTTATGTGCATTGGGGTAGAGATCCGGACTGACATTCTCCATGATCAGCCGATAATAGGCGTCAGTCACCTCACTCAACTTTGCCCCGGTCGGGACAGAAGAGTTCGATATCTTTCCGATGATCTTTTCAGCCTCGCTCTTGAATGCTTCGTCTTTATAGGGGTTCGCATCAGAAGGGGCCTTCATACTCAGGGGCATCAATTCAAATGTGGGTGCAAATCCGGCGCTACAGATGGATACACAGAGCACCAGTGCAGCGATGCCGGTCAATATAAGATATACGCTGCGTTTCATACCCTCAGTCATCATATAGGCAACTCAAAAAGGTTTCCTATTGTGATGGGAAGGACTGGTTGTGCTAGTTGCGCCTGACAACAGATATAGCCATACCAGTCTAACCATCAGAGATACAAGGTGGGCTCTGTGGCTGACGAAAAACAGGTTGAAGCAATAAAGGGAGGTGTCGCTTCATGGAATCAGTGGAAGGCAGAAAATCCAAGGAAAAGACCGGATCTCAGAGGTGCTCATCTGACAGGCCTCTCCCTAGATGGGATCAACCTGAACGGGGCACGATTATCTGAAACCGACTTTGAATTTTCCAGCTTAAGAAAAGCGAATTTTGCCGGGGCAGACCTCACCAGGGCAAACCTTTCCAATACTGACCTGACCGACGCGATATTCCTGAATGCAAATCTGCAGGGTGCCCGACTTACCGGGGCAACGGTCACCAGGGCAGATTTCCGGGGCGCAAATGTTGCCGGGGCAGATCTCAGGCAGATAAAGCGCGGGCTCTGATCAAGAGACGATAGAATACAGGGTGGTCCGTTCTGCAAGAACCCTGCCAAGGTCCGCACAGATATGCTCCATCTCTTTTGGATCCAGGTATTCACCCATCCCGCCTCCCGCTTCCCCGGTGACATCATCCAGGTACATCGTCCCGGCAAGGTCATCCGCACCGGCAAGCAAAGCCATCTGTGTCATTTTCACACCAAGTTTCGGCCATGACACCTGGATATGGTCAAAGTTATCCAGAAAGAGCCGGCAGACCGCGGTGGTCACCAGATCATCCCGTCCGGTCGGCCCGGACTGCACCAGGCCTTTCTCAAACAGGGGGGTCTTCTGATGGATATACGTAAGAAGGACCATCTCGGTAAATCCACCGGTCTCATCCTGAATCTTCCTGATTCGGTCCAGGTGTTCTGCACGATCCCGGGGAGTCTCCGTAGATCCATACATAATAGTTGCCGTTGACCGAAGACCACGGCCGTGTGCTTCCCGTGTTATCCGCTCCCACACATCGGTCTTAACTTTCGCCGGACATATCGTCTTTCTGACATCATCGACCAGGATCTCGGCAGCGGTCCCCTGAAGAGTGCCAAGACCCCCCTTCATAAGACGGTCAATAACATCTGATGTCGGAAGATTCTCCTTTCGTGCGACAAAATCCACCTCATCAGGGGAGAACGCATGAATATGCACCGATGGATAGACCTCATGGACCCATCTCATGAACTGCAAGTACGTCTCCAGAGTAAAATCAGGATGCACCCCGGAGAGAAAACAGATCTCAGAGACTTTCCGCTCTTTTGCCGCCCGTACCTGCTCCTTTACTTCACTCTCGCCAAACAGGTATGCCCCCGGGCTGTTTTTTGTCCGGCCAAACCCGCAGAATCCACAGAGGTTCTTACAGATATTGGTGATATGAATGTTCTGGTTTCTGACAAAGGTCACCCGGTTACCGTTTTTTTGCCTGCAGAGCTCATCTGCTGCACGAAAGAGATCAAACACCTCCGGGCCCGTGACTGAAAACAGGAATGTTGCCTCATCCGGAGTGAGACGATGACCAGCAAGGGTGTCAGATAAGAGGGTCTGCAGATGCATGGATCAGACCTTCCTGCCCGATTTCATCTCCTCCTCCCGCTTTGCCCGGTTTCGGAGATAGAGTTCATGAAGGACCATGATAACGACCACAATGATGATAACCGGAACAATATTGAGGGGAAGGTATCCGACCAGGGGAACCTGATACATGGCTTTCCCGATGATCCACTCCTTCTTAACCGGTTCGATGGGTCCTCCCAGGTTCCGGTAATTTGACCATCCGACCTGATCGATCACCGGGTTATTATCACCTTTGGTAATATATCCTGCATGAGGAGCGGTATACGTCCCTGTTCTCTGGCCAGCAGTAACGACGATCTCCTCACCCTCTTCTACCCAGAACATGGCACGGTGAATGATGGGATGGAGCTCGGTATTGCCATTCGGGCGGTAAATGATGACATCGCCGGGCATCCCGAACTTCTCATATCCAGAACTATTCCCCTCTTCCATGCTTTGCAGAGATCCGTACCGGTCCCCGGCGACCACCAGAACCAGATCCCCGACATTCATATGTGGGACCATGCTCTCTGACTCGATGGTCACGATCGCCGGCCAGGTTCCACAGATGATGAGCAGTACGGCAACCACTGCCCCGACGGTTACCAGAACTGATGCAATCTCCCTGACCGCTGACGGTATCTGCTCCTCGCTCTTCCAGAACCTGATAATTTTATCCTGTATTGATTTCTTGGCCTTTTGATCTGCCATGATGTCTGTATATGGTTTTTGAGCTGGCCTCTTAAGGGTTCACTTCACCGGTCAAAGTCATGCCATCAGGGCTCGCCCGTGTGTATGTATATTTCCCTCCATGCTGAAGGTACTAGTGCAGAATGCTTGACAGCTCCGTTATCGTGGAACGGTTTCTGGATACAAAACTTCAGGTCCATCCTGATGTGGTCAGATATATCTGTGAAAAGAAGGATGAGCGGCTGATTGACCAGATTATATCCGGCGTTCCTGATGACTGCCTGGTTGTCTCCTTAAAGCATATTCCCGGCATTATCCCGGCCCGTGACGGGATCCGGTTCCTCTCTGATGCAGAGATGGATATCATCTCCGGACGGATGGGGTCCGCACGGCCGGTAGCAAAAGTTGAAGATTATATCGCATATTTTGCTGACCGGTACAGCCGGCTCTCCGGTATGATCCGGGGGCGGTGCAACCCGGTTCCGATTGAAGCCCTCAAACGCAACACCCGGTATAAGCAGGAGGAGTTTTCGGTCTGCGGGATGGTCATGGATGTCAGGAGCACCGGAAACGGGCACCGGATGGTGGAACTGGAGGACCCGACCGGTTCGGTGAATGTGTTATTTCATAAGGACCGTCCAGACTTTGCAGAAGCGGAACGGATCATCCCTGATGAGGTCATCGGGGTCAGGGGGTCCCTCTCAAATGAGGGAAATCTCATCTTTGCAGAT from Methanospirillum hungatei JF-1 includes the following:
- a CDS encoding pentapeptide repeat-containing protein, with the translated sequence MADEKQVEAIKGGVASWNQWKAENPRKRPDLRGAHLTGLSLDGINLNGARLSETDFEFSSLRKANFAGADLTRANLSNTDLTDAIFLNANLQGARLTGATVTRADFRGANVAGADLRQIKRGL
- the cofH gene encoding 5-amino-6-(D-ribitylamino)uracil--L-tyrosine 4-hydroxyphenyl transferase CofH, with product MHLQTLLSDTLAGHRLTPDEATFLFSVTGPEVFDLFRAADELCRQKNGNRVTFVRNQNIHITNICKNLCGFCGFGRTKNSPGAYLFGESEVKEQVRAAKERKVSEICFLSGVHPDFTLETYLQFMRWVHEVYPSVHIHAFSPDEVDFVARKENLPTSDVIDRLMKGGLGTLQGTAAEILVDDVRKTICPAKVKTDVWERITREAHGRGLRSTATIMYGSTETPRDRAEHLDRIRKIQDETGGFTEMVLLTYIHQKTPLFEKGLVQSGPTGRDDLVTTAVCRLFLDNFDHIQVSWPKLGVKMTQMALLAGADDLAGTMYLDDVTGEAGGGMGEYLDPKEMEHICADLGRVLAERTTLYSIVS
- a CDS encoding S26 family signal peptidase, with product MADQKAKKSIQDKIIRFWKSEEQIPSAVREIASVLVTVGAVVAVLLIICGTWPAIVTIESESMVPHMNVGDLVLVVAGDRYGSLQSMEEGNSSGYEKFGMPGDVIIYRPNGNTELHPIIHRAMFWVEEGEEIVVTAGQRTGTYTAPHAGYITKGDNNPVIDQVGWSNYRNLGGPIEPVKKEWIIGKAMYQVPLVGYLPLNIVPVIIIVVVIMVLHELYLRNRAKREEEMKSGRKV